From the genome of Bordetella sp. H567, one region includes:
- a CDS encoding autotransporter outer membrane beta-barrel domain-containing protein — translation MSKLHKPMAPAALMAALAFVMATFAAHGASPVVIGAGKTDTTRRTISGTDSVTIQAGGTINTSGTSLTMDTSVPAPGISIVNAGTLKSGNRGIDTNGSTAGSPFNFTLTNGAGGLITTSDDSVRINGDIAVGRIVIENAGTITSASGQAIDFDKINTAGNVVINNRAGGLIQAQDADAIRPGEGGMVNNWGSIVANAPANTSGDPDNDPSNDGVDLQGHAASVHNYAGGLISGARHGITSDVNVDVINEAGGTIIGRNGSGVGSDGDGRVVNRGTITGAIDTTSVNGDGDGVDIDGKADITNYGTIQGVGAKGQKDGSPNNSEGVAAGGGTIRNLTAQSIISGQANGILIDDSAEGAAPHATTLVNEGTIRGVTGFAIKIVGTQADNVTNSGLIEGGNGLALDLGGGDDTLNLRTGSRIVGLVDGGAGNDTVNLIGSGTFAGAVNFENLTVSGGSWVLTGNQQYAHGVTVAQGGSLDVQGALGGTLTIAQGALLNGNGTLGSVQVAGTIAPGHSIGTLTLTGDYAQLAGSTYQVEVANAGQSDLIEVAGTASLAGNVTVTPMPGTQITPGLRYTILSAGQGVSGSYGSISSATQMLFLQPALSYDPNHVYVAFDRNATRYADIARTGNQRAVANGADSQPYGQFVHDTIALMNDPQDARAAFDSLSGEIHASLETSLLEDSHFARDAINNRLRAAFADGAAAPARLAGAGDATPLPAPSRSAVWGQAYGAWGDIDGNGNAAKLDRSIGGFMFGADFPVASNWRAGVAAGYDRTDLNVDGRASSADIDSYTLAAYAGTQVGGLALRLGAANTWHRIDTQRDVAFAGFTGARDKATYDGDTAQVFGEAGYALQYGTATFEPYAGIAYANLHTQRFDEDGDTGLSGRSDNTGVTYTTLGLRASQRLEAGGTTAILHGMVGWRHAFGSTTPTATQSLPAGSPFTVSGVPVAVDAAILEAGLNVQVARNVRVDLSYQGQLGDGVRQNGVAANVKVRF, via the coding sequence ATGTCGAAGTTGCATAAACCCATGGCGCCCGCGGCGCTGATGGCCGCCCTGGCGTTCGTGATGGCCACGTTTGCCGCGCATGGGGCATCGCCGGTGGTCATCGGCGCGGGCAAGACCGATACCACCCGCCGCACGATATCCGGCACCGACAGCGTGACCATCCAGGCCGGCGGCACCATCAACACCTCCGGCACGTCGCTCACGATGGATACGTCCGTCCCGGCGCCTGGCATCAGCATCGTCAACGCCGGTACGCTGAAGTCCGGCAACCGCGGCATCGACACGAACGGCAGCACCGCCGGTTCGCCTTTCAATTTCACGCTGACCAATGGCGCGGGCGGGCTCATCACCACCAGCGACGACAGCGTGCGCATCAACGGCGATATCGCCGTGGGGCGCATCGTCATCGAGAACGCCGGCACCATCACCTCGGCCAGCGGGCAAGCCATCGACTTCGACAAGATCAATACCGCCGGCAACGTGGTCATCAACAACCGCGCCGGCGGCCTGATCCAGGCTCAGGACGCCGATGCCATACGCCCCGGCGAAGGCGGGATGGTCAACAACTGGGGCAGCATCGTTGCCAATGCGCCGGCCAACACCTCCGGCGACCCGGACAACGATCCATCCAATGACGGCGTCGACCTGCAGGGCCATGCCGCATCGGTGCACAACTACGCGGGAGGCCTGATCTCCGGCGCGCGCCACGGCATCACCAGCGATGTCAACGTCGACGTGATCAACGAAGCGGGCGGCACCATCATCGGCCGCAACGGCTCGGGGGTGGGCTCGGACGGCGACGGCAGGGTAGTGAACCGCGGCACCATCACCGGCGCCATCGACACCACGTCCGTGAACGGCGACGGCGACGGCGTGGACATCGACGGCAAGGCCGACATCACGAACTACGGCACCATCCAGGGCGTCGGGGCCAAGGGCCAGAAGGACGGCTCGCCCAACAATAGCGAAGGCGTTGCCGCGGGTGGCGGTACCATCCGCAACCTGACGGCCCAGTCCATCATCAGCGGCCAGGCCAACGGCATCCTGATCGACGACAGCGCGGAAGGCGCGGCGCCTCACGCGACCACGCTGGTCAACGAAGGAACGATACGCGGCGTGACGGGTTTTGCCATCAAGATCGTCGGCACCCAGGCCGATAACGTCACCAACTCCGGACTGATCGAAGGCGGCAACGGCCTGGCGCTGGACCTGGGCGGCGGCGACGACACCTTGAACCTGCGGACCGGCTCGCGCATCGTCGGCCTGGTCGACGGCGGCGCCGGCAACGACACGGTCAACCTGATCGGCAGCGGCACCTTCGCGGGCGCGGTCAACTTCGAAAACCTGACCGTCAGCGGCGGCAGCTGGGTGCTGACGGGCAATCAGCAGTACGCCCATGGCGTCACCGTCGCCCAGGGCGGCAGCCTGGACGTGCAAGGCGCGCTGGGCGGCACCCTGACCATCGCGCAAGGCGCGCTGCTGAACGGCAACGGCACGCTGGGCAGCGTCCAGGTCGCAGGGACCATCGCGCCGGGTCATTCGATCGGTACGCTGACGCTCACCGGCGACTATGCCCAGCTGGCCGGCTCCACCTACCAGGTCGAAGTCGCCAACGCCGGGCAGTCCGACCTCATCGAGGTCGCGGGCACCGCATCGCTGGCCGGCAACGTGACGGTGACGCCCATGCCGGGCACGCAGATCACCCCCGGCCTGCGCTACACCATCCTGTCGGCCGGGCAGGGCGTGAGCGGCAGCTACGGATCGATCTCCAGCGCGACGCAGATGCTGTTCCTGCAACCCGCGCTGTCCTATGACCCCAACCACGTCTACGTGGCCTTCGACCGCAATGCCACACGCTACGCCGACATCGCAAGGACCGGCAACCAGCGCGCCGTGGCCAACGGGGCGGACAGCCAGCCGTATGGCCAGTTCGTGCACGACACCATCGCGCTGATGAACGATCCGCAGGACGCGCGTGCTGCCTTCGACAGCCTGTCCGGAGAAATCCATGCCAGCCTGGAAACCTCCCTGCTGGAGGACAGCCACTTCGCGCGCGACGCCATCAACAACCGCCTGCGCGCGGCCTTCGCCGATGGCGCGGCGGCACCAGCCCGCCTTGCCGGCGCGGGCGACGCCACGCCGCTGCCGGCGCCCAGCCGGTCGGCGGTGTGGGGCCAGGCCTATGGCGCCTGGGGCGACATCGACGGCAACGGCAATGCCGCCAAGCTGGACCGCAGCATCGGCGGCTTCATGTTCGGCGCCGACTTCCCGGTGGCCTCGAATTGGCGCGCCGGCGTGGCGGCGGGCTACGACCGCACCGACCTGAACGTGGACGGCCGCGCCAGCAGCGCGGACATCGACAGCTACACCTTGGCAGCGTACGCGGGCACGCAGGTCGGCGGCCTGGCGCTGCGCCTGGGCGCCGCCAATACCTGGCATCGCATCGACACCCAACGCGATGTGGCCTTCGCGGGGTTCACGGGCGCGAGGGACAAGGCCACGTATGACGGTGACACCGCGCAGGTCTTCGGCGAAGCGGGCTACGCGCTGCAATACGGTACGGCGACCTTCGAGCCCTACGCCGGTATCGCGTACGCCAATCTGCACACGCAGCGTTTCGATGAGGACGGCGACACCGGGCTGTCGGGCCGCAGCGATAACACCGGCGTGACGTACACCACATTGGGCCTGCGCGCTTCACAGCGCCTGGAAGCAGGCGGCACCACTGCCATCCTGCACGGCATGGTCGGCTGGCGCCACGCCTTCGGAAGCACGACACCGACCGCCACGCAATCCTTGCCCGCCGGATCGCCCTTCACCGTGTCCGGCGTGCCGGTCGCCGTGGACGCGGCCATTCTGGAGGCAGGGCTGAACGTCCAGGTCGCCAGGAATGTCCGCGTGGATCTGTCGTACCAGGGCCAGCTCGGCGACGGCGTCCGGCAGAATGGTGTCGCGGCCAATGTGAAAGTTCGGTTCTGA